The following coding sequences lie in one Nocardioides sambongensis genomic window:
- a CDS encoding prenyltransferase, which translates to MSSSASSMRSPAALRAAIRLSRPDQVLLILVVYAVGCAAGAHLSGEVPATGDALLVGLTLGFVAVSVHAANEYADVETDALTVRTRFSGGSGALLDHGLPAALAARVAQISGVAAIATLGAGWLSGRIPGTVAALLVLCLVAGWAYSVGPWPFSRHGWGEVVNALLGGLLLPTIGALMAAASLAAALLAFLPFTLLVFVNLLETQWADRTADRAAGKHTLASRLSPVRFDCSAAPRRPPRT; encoded by the coding sequence ATGAGCTCCTCAGCGTCGTCGATGCGGTCGCCGGCAGCGCTGCGCGCGGCGATCCGACTCAGCCGTCCCGACCAGGTGCTCCTCATCCTCGTCGTCTACGCCGTCGGCTGCGCTGCCGGCGCCCACCTCTCGGGCGAGGTGCCCGCAACCGGGGATGCGCTGCTGGTCGGACTGACCCTCGGGTTCGTGGCCGTGAGCGTCCATGCGGCCAATGAGTACGCCGACGTCGAGACCGACGCCCTGACCGTCCGCACCCGGTTCTCCGGAGGCAGCGGCGCGCTGCTGGATCACGGACTGCCGGCCGCGCTCGCCGCACGCGTCGCCCAGATCTCCGGCGTTGCGGCCATCGCCACACTCGGCGCCGGATGGCTGTCGGGGCGGATCCCCGGCACCGTCGCCGCGCTGCTCGTCCTCTGTCTTGTCGCCGGCTGGGCCTACTCGGTCGGACCCTGGCCGTTCTCGAGGCACGGGTGGGGCGAGGTGGTCAACGCACTGCTCGGTGGCCTGCTCCTGCCGACGATCGGCGCCCTGATGGCGGCGGCATCGCTCGCCGCAGCGCTCCTGGCGTTCCTGCCCTTCACCCTCCTGGTCTTCGTCAACCTGCTGGAGACCCAGTGGGCAGATCGCACTGCGGACCGCGCCGCCGGCAAGCACACGCTCGCCTCGCGCCTGTCCCCCGTGCGCT
- a CDS encoding class I SAM-dependent methyltransferase, which translates to MERYGGLVARGYDLLSGEPLYGVGRRLAVTALGLRPGERVLDIGCGTGLNLPLLADAVGPDGAVVGLDRSGAMLAAARTKMSGRPSVHLVEGDAADPATVVTAAENGSFDAVICTYTLSLMPDVKAAWDAIGDVLRPGARVAVVDMARPTGRWAWASPVARLACRLGGADIDAHPWETVERDLTSVRSWSRFGGHVQVRVGVRR; encoded by the coding sequence ATGGAACGGTACGGCGGCCTCGTGGCGCGCGGGTACGACCTGCTCTCAGGGGAGCCGCTGTACGGCGTGGGCCGACGGCTGGCCGTGACCGCGCTCGGGCTCCGCCCGGGCGAGCGGGTCCTCGACATCGGCTGCGGCACCGGGCTGAACCTGCCGTTGCTGGCCGACGCGGTGGGCCCCGACGGGGCCGTGGTCGGCCTCGACCGCAGCGGCGCGATGCTCGCGGCTGCGCGGACCAAGATGTCCGGGCGACCGTCAGTGCACCTGGTGGAGGGGGACGCCGCGGACCCGGCGACGGTGGTGACCGCCGCGGAGAACGGGAGCTTCGACGCTGTCATCTGCACCTACACACTCTCGCTCATGCCCGATGTGAAGGCAGCCTGGGACGCCATCGGCGATGTCCTGCGCCCTGGGGCGCGCGTCGCCGTCGTCGACATGGCACGTCCCACCGGCCGCTGGGCGTGGGCCTCGCCCGTGGCCCGGCTGGCCTGCAGGCTCGGTGGCGCCGACATCGACGCCCACCCCTGGGAGACGGTCGAGCGCGACCTCACCTCGGTCCGGTCCTGGAGCCGTTTCGGTGGGCACGTGCAGGTGCGGGTGGGTGTCCGGCGATGA
- a CDS encoding dihydrolipoyl dehydrogenase family protein, with product MNRRPPVWDLLVVGGGAAGLVGAQTAAGLGADVLLVEQDRTGGECLWTGCVPSKALIAAAGQAAQARRAGTYGVSVGEVSVDFGAVMAHVRRSVTRIAPVDSPEALEQAGVRVLAGTLRFTGPGTADVDGVEVRFRQALIATGSEPLLPRMPGLADVEPLTNETLWDLHALPGRLAVIGAGSTGCEIGQAMARLGSTVTLVETGPRLLAREDPAAAVLVQRALEDDGVLVLTGHSAVAVRATTGQAPGSGVLVLDDGREIDFDRVFVAAGRTPRTHGLGLDALGVRTDRDGSPVVDRSLRTSNPTVWAAGDVTGFPRFSHVAGLHAGLASTNALLGLRRRIDDLNPRVTFTQPELAAVGVPTGSCGPRHRLLEWQHTELDRAVAEGDDTGVTRLVVDRRGRLAGATVVGPRAGETLGELGTAVRQRTSVLRMATTPHAYPTYNDGPWNAVIDEVRRRLAGPTTQRAIGVAVGLRRRWLDRGSVTTRRSA from the coding sequence GTGAACCGGCGTCCACCGGTGTGGGATCTGCTCGTCGTCGGCGGGGGAGCAGCCGGCCTGGTCGGCGCACAGACCGCTGCCGGACTGGGCGCGGACGTGCTGCTCGTCGAGCAGGACCGTACCGGGGGCGAGTGCCTGTGGACCGGATGTGTTCCGTCCAAGGCGCTGATCGCCGCCGCAGGTCAGGCCGCCCAGGCTCGACGCGCCGGCACCTACGGCGTCTCCGTCGGCGAGGTGAGCGTCGACTTCGGCGCCGTCATGGCGCACGTGCGGCGATCGGTCACCCGGATCGCCCCCGTGGACTCCCCGGAGGCGCTCGAGCAGGCGGGGGTCCGGGTGCTGGCCGGCACCCTGCGCTTCACCGGGCCCGGGACCGCCGACGTCGACGGTGTCGAGGTCCGCTTCCGGCAGGCCCTGATCGCCACCGGGTCGGAGCCCTTGCTGCCGCGAATGCCCGGTCTGGCGGACGTGGAGCCGCTGACCAACGAGACCTTGTGGGACCTGCATGCGCTGCCTGGGCGACTGGCAGTGATCGGGGCGGGTAGCACCGGATGCGAGATCGGCCAGGCGATGGCGCGCCTCGGAAGCACGGTCACGCTCGTCGAGACTGGACCACGTCTCCTGGCGCGAGAGGACCCGGCAGCCGCCGTCTTGGTCCAGCGCGCGCTCGAGGACGACGGCGTGCTGGTCCTGACCGGCCACTCGGCAGTGGCGGTACGGGCGACGACGGGCCAGGCGCCCGGGAGCGGTGTCCTGGTGCTCGACGACGGTCGCGAGATCGACTTCGACCGGGTCTTCGTCGCCGCCGGGCGCACCCCGCGCACCCACGGCCTCGGTCTGGACGCGTTGGGGGTCCGCACCGATCGGGACGGATCGCCCGTCGTGGACCGGTCGCTGCGCACCTCCAACCCCACGGTCTGGGCGGCCGGCGACGTCACGGGGTTCCCCCGGTTCAGCCATGTGGCGGGCCTGCACGCCGGCCTGGCCTCGACGAACGCACTACTCGGGCTGCGGCGCCGCATCGATGACCTCAACCCCCGCGTCACCTTCACCCAGCCGGAGCTCGCCGCGGTCGGCGTACCCACGGGCAGTTGCGGACCCCGTCACCGCCTCCTCGAATGGCAGCACACCGAGCTCGACCGTGCGGTCGCTGAGGGAGATGACACCGGGGTCACCCGGCTCGTGGTCGATCGGCGGGGCCGCCTCGCCGGCGCCACCGTGGTCGGGCCCCGAGCGGGGGAGACGCTCGGCGAGCTGGGGACCGCGGTGCGCCAGCGCACCTCGGTGCTGCGGATGGCGACGACCCCTCATGCGTACCCCACCTACAACGACGGACCCTGGAACGCCGTCATCGACGAGGTACGACGCCGGCTCGCCGGACCGACCACGCAACGCGCCATCGGTGTCGCGGTCGGGCTGCGCCGCCGGTGGCTGGACCGGGGGTCGGTCACGACTCGGCGATCCGCTTGA
- a CDS encoding SRPBCC family protein, with the protein MTDIRSHQESITVQATPEDLYALVSDITRTGEWSPVCTACWWDDDAEAGHVGAWFTGHNELPGRTWETRSEVVTAEPGREFAWKVGGRLVRWGFTLDPAEAGMTTLTESWEFLPDGIAFFEEKFGDDAPAQIADRTQQALDGIPRTLAAIKRIAES; encoded by the coding sequence ATGACCGACATCCGCAGCCACCAGGAGTCCATCACCGTCCAGGCGACCCCCGAGGACCTCTACGCCCTGGTCTCCGACATCACCCGCACCGGTGAGTGGAGCCCGGTGTGCACGGCGTGCTGGTGGGACGACGACGCCGAGGCTGGGCACGTCGGGGCCTGGTTCACCGGGCACAACGAGCTCCCCGGGCGCACCTGGGAGACCCGCTCGGAGGTCGTCACCGCCGAACCCGGACGGGAGTTCGCCTGGAAGGTCGGCGGCCGGCTGGTCCGATGGGGCTTCACGCTCGACCCGGCCGAGGCGGGCATGACGACCCTCACCGAGAGCTGGGAGTTCCTCCCCGACGGCATCGCGTTCTTCGAGGAGAAGTTCGGCGACGACGCTCCTGCGCAGATCGCCGACCGCACCCAGCAAGCCCTGGACGGCATCCCGCGCACGCTCGCCGCGATCAAGCGGATCGCCGAGTCGTGA
- a CDS encoding DsbA family protein, producing MDADINVYFDPVCPFCWMTSKWVRMVQDQRDLTVDWRFISLRQVNSEVDYDTQFPPEYEAGHTAGLRLLRVAARARAEHGRQAMDPLHHAFGTAIFDTPPDPDGPGSEQALRERRGTREFVEPILAHAGLPLELADALDDESWDAEIRRETDEALSLTGKDVGTPIIHFEPPEGVAFFGPVISRLPSPEQAAELWDHVTGLARFPGFAELKRSLRELPQLAALGVDTDTIGQQEDWHGGSRRQKR from the coding sequence ATGGATGCCGACATCAACGTCTACTTCGACCCGGTCTGCCCGTTCTGCTGGATGACGAGCAAGTGGGTGAGGATGGTGCAGGACCAGCGCGACCTCACCGTCGACTGGCGGTTCATCTCCCTCCGCCAGGTCAACAGTGAGGTCGACTACGACACGCAGTTCCCACCCGAGTACGAGGCCGGCCACACGGCCGGGCTACGACTCCTCCGCGTGGCCGCTCGGGCCCGCGCCGAGCACGGACGTCAGGCCATGGACCCCCTGCACCACGCGTTCGGCACCGCCATCTTCGACACCCCGCCCGACCCGGACGGCCCGGGCAGCGAGCAGGCCCTGCGCGAGCGACGAGGCACCCGCGAGTTCGTGGAGCCGATCCTGGCCCACGCCGGACTGCCGCTCGAACTGGCCGACGCCCTCGACGACGAGAGCTGGGACGCCGAGATCCGCCGAGAGACCGACGAGGCGCTGTCTCTGACGGGCAAGGATGTCGGCACACCGATCATCCACTTCGAGCCGCCCGAGGGAGTCGCCTTCTTCGGCCCGGTGATCAGTCGGCTCCCCTCGCCGGAGCAGGCTGCAGAGCTCTGGGACCACGTCACCGGACTCGCCCGCTTCCCCGGCTTCGCCGAGCTCAAGCGCAGCCTCCGTGAGCTCCCCCAGCTCGCCGCGCTCGGCGTGGACACCGACACGATCGGGCAGCAGGAGGACTGGCACGGCGGTAGCCGCCGTCAGAAGAGGTGA
- a CDS encoding PEP/pyruvate-binding domain-containing protein, whose protein sequence is MTAERTAARSNESAGAVALDLEEIEDASVGGKAFGLARLVAMGLPVPPAFVIRDAGVGDYPADLDDRHRALGAHAVAVRSSAQGEDGAEASFAGQYETVLNVSGADELRRAIDLCVASASTERARSYQVDVLGAAGARMNVVVQRMVDALAAGVVFTADPVSARRDLLVIDAVAGLGEALVSGEATPDSYSVGLDGVVVRRDLVGDAAVLSDTQIAQIAEQARRAAAHEGHPLDLEWAIDRSGALYWLQARPITTLPADLNEFDSVLPGRDDVLTISNVSEMMPGAVCPLTMSFTGWGIDYGLQHMQVSVGARQEIDPVWQVTASAYGHLFLNLTGNLTMAAGTLGSDADQTAQTICGRVVPELEDPTPMPFPRRLFNTGKLLRYCFKAPSVVEGFDKEVASFVLQPGPDAATTWRDLAGKLTFFDRSMAVHIQSSALSGFYSAIVENMVSGSANASTVAEQAEAVRLLAGASGVESAVMLEELDELINLVAAHPDAHAAFVGRTPEQALGWLRTEESLAAGLDQFLHRHGHRGYRELCVRDPSWGDDPTPLVQSMQAAVHARLLTGGRRDIRTEVVDTASLSRGLRWVLPKAHNAIRRREHTKSLLVDVAHRFQIAFRHLGEQLASEGILPDADLVYFFTVGELRACKGQPAPAAVEQALARRIALEYQQRLEFPEISVGLPQPLEPQVLEVADGVLHGRPASRGVVEGVVRVAHTLTEAAELAPGEILVTPITDIGWTPYFSLIGGLVTDLGSSVSHGAVIAREYGLPCVVNARQATVFLKTGDRVRLDGDSGSVTLLNAAVDA, encoded by the coding sequence ATGACTGCGGAACGCACAGCAGCACGGTCGAACGAGTCTGCGGGCGCGGTGGCTCTCGACCTGGAGGAGATCGAGGATGCATCGGTCGGCGGCAAGGCCTTCGGGCTGGCGCGTCTCGTCGCGATGGGCCTGCCGGTCCCGCCGGCCTTCGTGATTCGTGACGCCGGCGTCGGCGACTATCCGGCTGATCTCGACGACCGCCACCGGGCGTTGGGTGCTCACGCAGTGGCTGTCCGCTCGTCTGCACAAGGCGAGGACGGTGCCGAGGCCTCCTTCGCCGGGCAGTACGAGACGGTGCTGAACGTCTCAGGGGCGGACGAGCTTCGTCGGGCGATCGACCTGTGCGTGGCGTCGGCGTCGACCGAGCGTGCCCGGAGCTACCAGGTCGACGTTCTCGGAGCCGCCGGGGCGCGGATGAACGTCGTTGTACAGCGGATGGTGGACGCGCTGGCGGCGGGCGTGGTCTTCACGGCCGACCCGGTGAGTGCTCGCCGCGACCTGCTGGTGATCGACGCGGTGGCCGGGCTCGGCGAAGCTCTCGTGAGTGGCGAGGCCACCCCGGACTCGTACTCCGTAGGGCTCGACGGAGTGGTCGTGCGCCGGGACCTCGTCGGCGACGCGGCGGTGCTCAGCGACACCCAGATCGCCCAGATCGCGGAGCAGGCCCGCAGGGCCGCCGCCCACGAGGGCCACCCTCTCGACCTGGAGTGGGCCATCGATCGCTCCGGTGCCCTGTACTGGCTGCAGGCGCGTCCCATCACCACTCTGCCGGCCGATCTCAACGAGTTCGACTCCGTGCTGCCGGGGCGTGATGACGTCCTGACCATCAGCAACGTCAGCGAGATGATGCCGGGCGCGGTGTGCCCACTGACGATGTCGTTCACCGGGTGGGGAATCGACTACGGACTGCAGCACATGCAGGTCAGTGTCGGAGCCCGACAGGAGATCGACCCGGTCTGGCAGGTCACGGCCTCGGCGTACGGCCACCTGTTCCTCAACCTGACCGGCAACCTGACGATGGCCGCCGGGACGCTCGGCTCGGACGCCGACCAGACCGCCCAGACCATCTGCGGCCGCGTGGTGCCAGAGCTCGAGGACCCCACCCCGATGCCGTTTCCTCGCCGGCTGTTCAACACCGGCAAGCTGCTGCGCTACTGCTTCAAGGCGCCCAGCGTTGTCGAGGGGTTCGACAAGGAGGTGGCCTCGTTCGTCCTCCAGCCAGGCCCGGACGCGGCGACGACGTGGCGCGACCTCGCAGGAAAGCTGACGTTCTTCGACCGGAGCATGGCTGTCCACATCCAGTCCTCGGCTCTCTCGGGCTTCTACAGCGCCATCGTGGAGAACATGGTCTCGGGGTCGGCCAACGCCAGCACCGTCGCTGAGCAGGCGGAGGCGGTTCGGCTCCTGGCCGGCGCCAGCGGTGTGGAGAGCGCCGTGATGCTCGAGGAGCTCGACGAGCTGATCAACCTCGTCGCCGCCCACCCCGATGCTCACGCCGCCTTCGTCGGTCGAACCCCCGAGCAGGCGCTGGGTTGGTTGCGAACCGAGGAGTCCTTGGCGGCCGGCCTCGATCAGTTCCTGCACCGTCATGGACACCGTGGCTACCGGGAGCTGTGCGTGCGGGACCCATCGTGGGGCGACGACCCGACGCCGTTGGTGCAGAGCATGCAGGCCGCCGTGCACGCGCGACTGCTCACCGGGGGACGCCGTGACATCAGGACCGAGGTCGTCGACACGGCATCGCTGAGCCGGGGCCTGCGCTGGGTCCTCCCCAAGGCCCACAACGCCATTCGGCGCCGCGAGCACACCAAGTCGCTCCTCGTCGACGTCGCCCACCGATTCCAGATCGCCTTCCGGCACCTGGGTGAGCAGCTCGCCAGCGAAGGAATCCTCCCCGACGCCGACCTGGTGTACTTCTTCACCGTCGGGGAGCTCCGTGCCTGCAAGGGTCAACCGGCGCCGGCTGCCGTCGAGCAGGCACTGGCACGGCGCATCGCCCTGGAATATCAGCAGCGTCTGGAGTTCCCCGAGATCTCCGTCGGGCTTCCCCAGCCGCTGGAGCCCCAGGTCCTGGAGGTGGCCGACGGAGTTCTCCACGGCCGGCCGGCTTCTCGGGGCGTCGTCGAGGGTGTCGTGCGCGTCGCCCACACGTTGACGGAGGCCGCCGAGCTGGCTCCCGGCGAGATCCTGGTGACACCGATCACCGACATCGGCTGGACCCCCTACTTCAGCCTGATCGGTGGCTTGGTGACGGACTTGGGCAGTTCGGTCTCCCACGGGGCCGTCATCGCCCGCGAGTACGGGCTCCCGTGTGTCGTCAATGCTCGTCAGGCCACCGTCTTCCTGAAGACGGGCGACAGGGTCAGGCTCGACGGCGACTCCGGCAGCGTGACGTTGCTGAACGCAGCCGTGGACGCCTAG
- a CDS encoding HigA family addiction module antitoxin, giving the protein MTATSKAHDPITPGEVLLTEFLEPLGISQYRLAQATGLPQTRISQIVRGQRAITTDTALRLSKALGVDDRFWINIQTDYDLEVERDLHADDLAKVTALVAI; this is encoded by the coding sequence ATGACGGCGACGTCGAAGGCACACGACCCGATCACCCCGGGCGAGGTCCTGCTGACCGAGTTCCTGGAGCCGCTGGGCATCAGCCAGTACCGCCTCGCCCAGGCCACCGGTCTCCCCCAGACCCGGATCAGTCAGATCGTGCGGGGCCAGCGCGCCATCACCACCGACACCGCACTGCGCCTGTCCAAGGCACTCGGCGTCGACGACCGGTTCTGGATCAACATCCAGACCGACTACGACCTGGAGGTCGAGCGCGACCTGCACGCCGACGACCTGGCCAAAGTCACCGCCCTGGTCGCGATCTGA
- a CDS encoding type II toxin-antitoxin system RelE/ParE family toxin → MIRSFKNTDTEKVWNREHVRAFGPELQRAAQKKLRLLNAASELNSLRVPPGNRLEKLVGDRAGQHSIRINDQYRICFVWTDNGADDVEITDYH, encoded by the coding sequence GTGATCCGGTCCTTCAAGAACACGGACACCGAGAAGGTCTGGAACCGCGAACATGTCCGAGCCTTTGGACCCGAGCTCCAACGGGCCGCGCAGAAGAAGCTCCGGCTCCTCAACGCGGCCTCTGAACTAAACAGCCTGCGGGTGCCTCCCGGCAACCGTCTGGAGAAGCTGGTCGGCGACCGTGCCGGTCAGCACTCCATCCGCATCAACGATCAATACCGAATCTGCTTCGTCTGGACCGACAACGGCGCAGACGACGTCGAGATCACCGACTACCACTGA
- a CDS encoding tyrosine-type recombinase/integrase, whose amino-acid sequence MSADLVKGQYVDPDAGKIPFETYARKWIDAQTFEETTREAVGLRLRLHAFPILGDRYLSEIQPSTIQSWLRTLADLAPTYRKVVFANVSTVFTAAVDDELIPKNPCKAPSVRKPRSDPRKLVPWTSKRVLAVRDALPDRYQIVVWLGAGLGLRQGEIFGLSPDDIDFDASEVHVRRQVKLFSSNRQVFGLPKGRKTRKVPLPDAVADAITAYMTAHPPVEVTRPWMTLDGKPTTVSLLLTTREKGAMNRNYFNTYLWRPALERAGVPDLRENGCHALRHFFASTALHEGETIKAVSEYLGHADPGFTLRTYTHLMEGSSERTRRAIDTAFLGEDEEGDE is encoded by the coding sequence GTGTCCGCGGACCTGGTCAAGGGCCAATACGTCGATCCCGACGCGGGCAAGATCCCCTTCGAGACCTACGCTCGCAAGTGGATCGACGCGCAGACCTTCGAGGAGACCACCCGCGAAGCGGTCGGGCTGCGGCTGCGGCTGCACGCCTTCCCGATTCTGGGTGACCGCTACTTGTCCGAGATCCAACCCTCGACCATCCAGAGCTGGTTGCGCACGCTCGCTGACCTCGCGCCGACCTACCGCAAGGTGGTGTTCGCCAACGTGTCCACCGTCTTCACCGCAGCGGTCGACGACGAGCTCATCCCGAAGAACCCATGCAAGGCCCCGTCGGTACGCAAGCCACGATCCGACCCGAGGAAGCTTGTCCCCTGGACGAGCAAGCGGGTCTTGGCGGTACGTGACGCGTTGCCAGACCGCTATCAGATCGTGGTGTGGCTCGGCGCCGGCCTCGGGTTGCGGCAGGGCGAGATCTTCGGCCTCTCCCCCGACGACATCGACTTCGACGCCAGCGAGGTGCACGTCCGACGTCAGGTCAAGCTCTTCTCCAGCAACCGCCAGGTCTTCGGTCTGCCCAAGGGCCGCAAGACCCGCAAGGTGCCACTGCCTGACGCGGTCGCCGATGCAATCACCGCCTACATGACAGCGCATCCGCCCGTTGAGGTGACTCGGCCGTGGATGACGCTCGACGGGAAGCCGACGACAGTCTCGCTGCTGCTGACGACTCGGGAGAAGGGAGCGATGAATCGCAACTACTTCAACACCTATCTGTGGCGTCCTGCGTTGGAGCGAGCTGGTGTCCCCGATCTGCGGGAGAACGGATGCCACGCGCTGCGCCACTTCTTCGCCAGCACGGCGCTACATGAGGGCGAGACCATCAAGGCGGTCAGCGAGTATCTCGGTCACGCCGACCCGGGCTTCACCCTGCGGACCTACACGCATCTGATGGAGGGCAGCTCGGAGCGCACCAGGCGTGCGATCGACACCGCCTTCCTCGGCGAGGACGAGGAAGGCGACGAATGA